A part of Acidisarcina sp. genomic DNA contains:
- a CDS encoding NADP-dependent oxidoreductase, with protein MPTSSREIRLAARPNGEPRLEDFALAQVELNPPAAGEVLVKNLCFSVDPYMRGRMNDAQSYVPPFVIGKPLEGSAVGIVTASNQSPLPVGALVFSMNGWREAFVAPATSLQQIDPLLAPPSTFLGILGVTGLTAWVGLWKVARLSPAETVFISAGAGAVGSAACQFAKLHGCKVIASAGSAAKVAMLRDELGVDFAFSYKDGDPLDHLKKAAPEGIDVYFDNTGGPQLEAALSALKNHGRVAMCGAIAGYNNPVPGPRNLMLVIGKRLRLEGFIVSDHLADRPKFLAEVAPALKSGKVKSHETTVEGIENAPAAFIDMLRSGDSHTGKVVIHLAD; from the coding sequence ATGCCAACATCATCCCGCGAAATCCGTCTGGCCGCTCGTCCCAACGGAGAGCCCCGGCTGGAAGACTTTGCCCTGGCGCAGGTGGAACTGAATCCACCGGCTGCCGGGGAAGTTCTGGTCAAGAATCTCTGCTTCTCCGTCGATCCCTATATGCGAGGCCGCATGAACGATGCCCAGTCCTATGTGCCGCCCTTCGTCATCGGCAAACCGCTCGAGGGCTCCGCTGTGGGCATTGTGACTGCCTCCAATCAATCCCCGCTTCCCGTTGGGGCGCTTGTATTCAGCATGAACGGATGGCGAGAGGCCTTTGTCGCACCGGCGACGAGCCTGCAGCAAATCGATCCCTTGCTTGCCCCGCCCAGCACATTCCTCGGCATTCTCGGAGTTACCGGGCTTACCGCATGGGTGGGCCTGTGGAAGGTGGCCCGGCTATCGCCTGCGGAGACCGTCTTTATCTCCGCTGGAGCGGGCGCCGTCGGCTCTGCTGCCTGCCAGTTCGCCAAACTGCACGGATGCAAGGTCATCGCCAGTGCGGGATCCGCCGCCAAAGTCGCCATGCTGCGCGATGAACTCGGCGTCGATTTCGCCTTCAGCTACAAGGATGGCGATCCGTTGGATCACCTGAAGAAAGCCGCGCCCGAGGGAATCGATGTCTACTTTGACAACACGGGCGGCCCGCAACTGGAGGCGGCGCTCTCCGCGCTCAAGAATCACGGCCGCGTCGCCATGTGCGGAGCCATCGCCGGGTATAACAACCCGGTTCCCGGGCCTCGCAACCTGATGCTGGTGATCGGGAAACGCCTTCGCCTGGAGGGTTTCATCGTCTCCGATCATCTCGCGGATCGACCGAAGTTCCTCGCCGAAGTGGCGCCCGCGCTCAAGAGCGGCAAGGTCAAGAGCCACGAAACCACGGTCGAAGGAATCGAGAATGCTCCCGCGGCCTTCATCGACATGCTGCGTTCGGGCGACAGCCACACGGGAAAGGTAGTGATTCACCTGGCGGATTAG